In Pseudomonas sp. ADAK18, a single window of DNA contains:
- a CDS encoding LysR family transcriptional regulator, translating to MFDWNDLRFFLELQRSGRLLTAAQRLKTTHATVARHIEAIEKSLGTALFVQHAQGYELTPSGEALLKHAEAMENVALLAEEELTHSAAPLGKIRLGVAEGLGVMFLAGRMGGLFERYPGLEVELVAVPRFVSILNREAEISIHLERPSVDQLVTRKLTDYRLALYASRSYLDRTPPIEKREDLAVHAWIDYVDDLLFSQELKFLSSFCRNPKVVFHSTSVIAQHQAARSGLGIAVLPCFMAAGDPDLVPLLPGESIQRSYWISSRRELHKSVRLRVLWDYVVELCAREQGLLLGQ from the coding sequence ATGTTCGACTGGAATGATCTACGGTTCTTTCTTGAGTTACAGCGTAGCGGACGCCTGCTCACTGCCGCGCAACGCCTGAAAACCACCCACGCCACGGTGGCCCGGCACATCGAGGCGATCGAGAAAAGCCTCGGCACCGCGCTGTTTGTCCAGCACGCCCAAGGCTATGAATTGACGCCATCCGGCGAAGCGCTGCTCAAGCACGCCGAGGCCATGGAAAACGTCGCGCTGCTGGCCGAGGAGGAGTTGACTCATTCCGCCGCACCCCTGGGCAAGATTCGCCTTGGCGTGGCCGAAGGGCTGGGCGTGATGTTTCTGGCCGGGCGCATGGGTGGTCTGTTCGAGCGTTATCCGGGGCTGGAAGTGGAACTGGTGGCGGTACCGCGCTTTGTCAGCATCCTCAACCGCGAAGCGGAAATCAGCATCCACCTGGAACGGCCCAGCGTCGACCAACTGGTGACCCGCAAACTGACCGACTACCGCCTGGCCCTTTATGCCAGCCGCAGCTACCTGGACCGAACGCCGCCGATTGAAAAGCGCGAAGACCTGGCGGTACATGCCTGGATCGATTACGTCGATGACCTGCTGTTCAGCCAGGAACTGAAATTCCTCAGCAGCTTTTGCCGCAATCCAAAGGTGGTGTTCCACAGCACCAGCGTCATCGCCCAGCACCAGGCGGCGCGCTCGGGGTTGGGGATTGCCGTGTTGCCGTGCTTCATGGCGGCAGGGGATCCGGATTTGGTGCCGCTGTTGCCGGGGGAAAGTATCCAGCGCAGTTACTGGATCAGTTCAAGGCGCGAGCTGCACAAGTCGGTGCGGTTGCGGGTGTTGTGGGATTACGTGGTGGAATTGTGCGCGCGGGAGCAGGGGTTGTTGCTGGGGCAATGA
- a CDS encoding DUF3857 domain-containing transglutaminase family protein, producing the protein MHRLPFYRPLICASLGLVSHPVFAALQPVAEAPLASDTELHCHFNRDASTDCTTTYHYTILKPSGREMLSRIDFSYPEGDGFELLKAESIEPGGKPVPLDKTQIDTRTAPNPDQGFSREKQTSLAFPNLRVGTQVRYTVREHHAAKPLMTEFHYALQFGPSAARRDRFKIRFTAERPIEWRSELMDGFTLTPSANRKTLDVVQKAPTYVNYINESANAYIRMNPRIEVGSSLDRQQYFGPFAQRYNEILGANLPTHSAAAVASALDLPHAQKVSALMQHINDHYRYLGDWRASDRGYIPFSLAQIEQHGYGDCKDLSTLLAAMLKASGIKAESAWVSRGDVVESLLIPGTNAPNHAIVRAEVDGKVWWLDPTNPVFAPGQTLPDIQDRWVLVSDAQGQVREEHIPLQSADTTLILDKHEHFDAKGNAHVSATVDFRGLPLMHLSVADRQQGTTATDQNICDNFGKQITDCQVKRPATAFVVPATYKVSATLTDLRPMEPLGGDHLYTDSLLQDNWDGLLNYRRNAQLGDLYMGNPETLDYTITLSGGRFDKDIQGCQVRSPWYDLDLKGDRVKGDWRYHYTLVQKKRWLSHDEIVSAPFEKMLNEARACGEQVRQVVKL; encoded by the coding sequence ATGCACCGTTTACCGTTTTACCGCCCTTTGATTTGCGCCAGTCTGGGGCTTGTCAGCCACCCCGTGTTTGCCGCGCTGCAACCTGTGGCCGAAGCGCCGCTGGCCAGTGACACCGAACTGCACTGTCACTTCAATCGCGACGCCAGCACGGACTGCACCACCACCTACCACTACACCATTCTCAAGCCCAGCGGCCGGGAAATGCTCTCGCGGATCGACTTCAGCTACCCGGAAGGCGACGGGTTCGAATTGCTCAAGGCTGAATCCATAGAACCCGGCGGCAAACCGGTTCCCCTGGACAAGACACAGATCGACACCCGCACCGCCCCCAACCCGGACCAGGGCTTTTCCCGGGAGAAACAAACCTCCCTGGCCTTCCCTAACCTGCGGGTCGGTACACAAGTGCGCTACACGGTGCGCGAGCATCACGCCGCCAAGCCCTTGATGACCGAGTTCCACTACGCCCTGCAGTTCGGCCCCAGCGCTGCACGCCGCGACCGGTTCAAGATACGCTTCACCGCCGAACGCCCGATCGAGTGGCGCAGCGAGTTGATGGACGGCTTCACCCTCACGCCGTCGGCCAACCGCAAGACCCTGGACGTGGTGCAAAAGGCCCCGACCTACGTCAACTACATCAACGAGTCCGCCAACGCCTACATCCGTATGAACCCGCGTATCGAAGTGGGCAGTTCGCTGGATCGTCAGCAGTACTTTGGCCCTTTTGCCCAGCGCTACAACGAAATCCTCGGCGCGAATTTGCCAACCCACAGCGCCGCCGCCGTGGCCAGCGCTCTCGACTTGCCACACGCGCAAAAAGTCTCGGCGCTGATGCAGCACATCAACGATCACTACCGCTACTTGGGCGACTGGCGCGCGTCGGATCGCGGTTATATACCGTTCAGCCTGGCGCAGATCGAACAGCACGGTTACGGCGACTGCAAAGACCTGTCGACCTTGCTGGCAGCGATGCTCAAGGCCAGCGGGATCAAGGCCGAAAGCGCGTGGGTCAGCCGAGGCGATGTGGTCGAATCCCTACTGATTCCGGGCACTAATGCGCCGAACCACGCCATCGTCCGTGCCGAAGTCGACGGCAAGGTGTGGTGGCTGGACCCGACCAACCCGGTCTTCGCCCCCGGCCAGACCCTGCCCGACATCCAAGACCGCTGGGTACTGGTGAGCGACGCCCAGGGCCAGGTGCGTGAAGAACACATCCCGCTGCAGTCCGCCGACACCACGCTGATCCTCGACAAACATGAACACTTCGATGCCAAGGGCAACGCCCACGTCTCAGCCACCGTCGACTTCCGCGGCCTGCCGCTGATGCACCTGAGCGTCGCCGATCGCCAACAAGGCACCACGGCCACTGACCAGAACATCTGCGACAACTTCGGCAAGCAGATCACCGACTGTCAGGTCAAACGCCCTGCCACCGCGTTTGTGGTTCCGGCCACCTACAAGGTCAGCGCAACCCTGACCGACCTGCGTCCGATGGAGCCGCTGGGGGGCGACCACCTCTACACCGACAGCCTGCTGCAAGACAATTGGGATGGACTGCTCAACTACCGGCGCAATGCCCAGTTGGGGGATTTGTACATGGGCAACCCCGAGACGCTCGACTACACCATCACCCTTTCCGGTGGCCGGTTCGACAAGGATATCCAGGGCTGCCAAGTGCGCTCGCCGTGGTACGACCTCGACCTGAAAGGTGATCGGGTCAAAGGCGACTGGCGCTACCACTACACGCTCGTCCAGAAAAAACGCTGGTTGAGCCATGATGAGATCGTCAGTGCGCCGTTTGAGAAAATGCTCAACGAAGCCCGCGCCTGTGGAGAGCAGGTGCGTCAGGTGGTGAAGCTCTAA
- a CDS encoding DNA alkylation repair protein codes for MTDQSAPALKEIFNVERLQHIATEMTAVYPAFNAKGFLKHAKAGLAELSVMQRMARVSESLHAVIPLDYPQTLKLLYALAPRINSSFVSLFLPHFVASYGTDDFKRSMAALKYFTTFGSAEFAVRHFLLRDFERTLMVMQQWSLDANEHVRRLASEGSRPRLPWSFRLAQVQADPTLCASILDNLKADSSLYVRKSVANHLNDITKDHPDWVLTLIEGWSLDNPHTAWIARHALRSLIKQGNTRALTIMGAGAKAEVNIQHLKVTPAVVKLGDRINLSFTLESIANAPQKLVVDYAIDYVKSAGHSAAKVFKLKAFTLGVGEHHAITRAQHIRELTTRKHYPGKHTVHVLVNGEKLASTEFELQS; via the coding sequence ATGACCGACCAAAGCGCCCCGGCCCTCAAGGAAATCTTCAACGTCGAACGCCTGCAACACATCGCCACTGAGATGACCGCGGTGTACCCGGCGTTCAACGCCAAGGGCTTCCTCAAGCACGCCAAGGCCGGGCTGGCTGAGCTGTCGGTGATGCAGCGCATGGCCCGGGTCAGCGAAAGCCTGCACGCGGTGATTCCGCTGGATTATCCGCAGACGCTAAAACTGTTGTATGCCCTCGCACCTCGGATCAACAGCAGCTTCGTCAGCCTGTTCCTGCCTCACTTCGTGGCGAGCTACGGCACCGATGACTTCAAGCGTTCCATGGCGGCCCTCAAGTATTTCACCACCTTTGGTTCCGCCGAATTTGCCGTGCGGCATTTCCTGCTACGGGACTTCGAACGCACCTTGATGGTGATGCAACAGTGGTCGCTGGACGCCAACGAGCACGTGCGACGCTTGGCAAGTGAAGGTTCCAGGCCGAGATTGCCCTGGTCGTTTCGCCTGGCCCAGGTGCAGGCAGACCCAACGCTCTGCGCCTCGATCCTCGATAACCTCAAGGCCGACAGCAGTCTTTACGTACGCAAGTCAGTGGCCAATCACCTCAATGACATCACCAAGGACCATCCGGACTGGGTGCTGACCCTGATCGAAGGCTGGTCGCTGGATAATCCCCACACCGCCTGGATCGCCCGCCATGCCCTGCGCAGTTTGATCAAACAGGGCAACACCCGGGCGCTGACGATCATGGGCGCGGGTGCTAAAGCCGAGGTGAACATCCAGCACCTGAAGGTGACGCCTGCGGTGGTCAAACTGGGTGACCGAATCAACCTGTCCTTCACCCTGGAATCGATCGCCAACGCCCCGCAGAAACTGGTGGTGGATTACGCCATCGACTACGTGAAAAGTGCCGGCCATAGCGCCGCCAAAGTATTCAAGCTCAAGGCCTTCACCTTAGGCGTCGGTGAACACCACGCGATTACCCGAGCCCAACACATACGTGAATTGACCACCCGCAAGCACTACCCTGGCAAGCACACGGTGCATGTGCTGGTTAATGGCGAAAAGCTGGCCAGCACTGAGTTCGAACTGCAATCCTGA
- a CDS encoding glutamine synthetase family protein, with protein sequence MQSKSSTLLAEVRTFRQNHPEVRYVDLIALDIPGHFYGKRYPVEMLEKVAAGSPLKLPQNAVLLGAQGGLFKIGDYCFNDGDPDANRRLVPGTLKPVSWEAQPLGQMLITSDGTDAPIEFEPREVLAKVLERLHRKGIHPVVAFELEFYLFDKKLDDGLPQFARDPLSGDSDDQPNLHIERLSRFGTVLDDMAQTAKAQGLDITVITAELGPGQFEINFGHLDDGLRAADWAALFCRSTRGVALKHGYRASFMAKPYLQHPGSGMHVHVSLYDPAGNNLLAAHQQQPLRHAVAGCLELLPHCMPIFSPNHNAFRRLGGTVNAATRACWGFEDRDACVRIPESDPRNLRIEHRLASADANPYLVLAAILVGLEHGLDAGLEPIAPLNEDRNSGADFPLEMLDAVRAMQHQPALREGLGAEFVDVYCENKRQDHLAFQQEIHAREYRWYL encoded by the coding sequence GTGCAAAGCAAGTCTTCCACGCTGTTGGCCGAAGTCCGGACCTTTCGCCAGAACCATCCTGAGGTGCGCTACGTCGACCTGATCGCCCTGGACATTCCCGGGCACTTCTACGGCAAGCGCTACCCGGTGGAGATGCTGGAGAAAGTCGCCGCCGGCAGCCCTCTGAAACTGCCACAGAACGCCGTGCTGCTCGGCGCCCAGGGCGGTCTGTTCAAGATTGGCGATTACTGCTTCAACGACGGCGACCCGGATGCCAATCGCCGCCTGGTGCCTGGCACCCTCAAACCGGTGAGCTGGGAGGCGCAACCCCTGGGGCAGATGCTGATCACCTCGGACGGCACCGACGCGCCTATCGAGTTCGAACCTCGCGAAGTGCTGGCCAAGGTTCTGGAGCGCCTGCACCGCAAGGGGATTCACCCGGTGGTGGCCTTCGAACTGGAGTTTTATCTGTTCGATAAAAAACTCGACGACGGCCTGCCGCAATTTGCCCGCGACCCGTTGAGCGGTGACAGCGACGATCAGCCCAACCTGCACATCGAGCGCCTGTCGCGCTTTGGCACGGTGCTGGATGACATGGCGCAAACCGCCAAGGCCCAAGGCCTCGACATCACCGTGATCACCGCAGAACTGGGCCCGGGCCAGTTTGAAATCAATTTCGGCCACCTGGATGACGGCCTGCGCGCCGCCGACTGGGCCGCCCTGTTCTGCCGCAGCACCCGTGGTGTGGCCCTCAAGCACGGTTACCGCGCCAGCTTCATGGCCAAGCCGTACTTGCAGCATCCGGGCAGCGGCATGCATGTGCATGTCAGCCTGTATGACCCGGCGGGCAATAACCTATTGGCAGCCCATCAGCAGCAACCGCTGCGCCACGCGGTGGCCGGTTGCCTGGAACTGCTGCCCCATTGCATGCCGATTTTCTCGCCCAACCACAACGCCTTCCGCCGCCTGGGTGGTACGGTCAATGCCGCGACCCGTGCTTGCTGGGGGTTTGAGGATCGCGATGCGTGTGTGCGTATCCCTGAGTCCGACCCGCGCAACCTGCGGATTGAACATCGGCTGGCCAGTGCCGACGCCAATCCGTACCTGGTGCTCGCCGCCATTCTGGTGGGCCTGGAGCATGGCCTGGACGCCGGCCTCGAGCCCATCGCGCCCCTGAACGAAGACCGCAATAGCGGTGCAGATTTCCCTCTGGAAATGCTCGATGCAGTGCGTGCCATGCAGCATCAACCGGCATTGCGCGAAGGGTTGGGGGCGGAGTTTGTCGACGTCTATTGCGAAAACAAACGCCAGGACCATCTGGCCTTCCAGCAGGAGATCCATGCGCGGGAATATCGCTGGTATCTGTAA
- a CDS encoding helix-turn-helix domain-containing protein produces MDKQEELAALAILIHDLRKHKKLTLTQLAQKIDRSVGFLSQVERGLSRPTVADLTAISHALDVPTTYFYSLSKPKAVDWVTRPNERRTVYYANGITDILVSPSMQGAFSILDSLLAPGANSGEQTMSDRAEQAGYVLEGELTLWVEGETDSVTLGPGDSFHLASFAHCRYGNLTDLPARVLWVYN; encoded by the coding sequence ATGGACAAACAAGAAGAACTGGCCGCCCTGGCGATCCTGATCCACGACCTGCGCAAGCACAAGAAACTCACCCTGACCCAACTGGCGCAAAAAATCGACCGGTCGGTGGGTTTCCTGTCCCAGGTGGAGCGCGGCCTGTCCCGGCCGACGGTGGCCGACTTGACCGCTATCAGCCACGCCCTGGATGTGCCCACCACCTACTTCTACAGCCTGTCCAAACCCAAGGCAGTGGATTGGGTCACCCGGCCCAACGAACGGCGCACGGTGTATTACGCCAACGGCATCACCGACATCCTGGTCTCGCCGAGCATGCAGGGGGCGTTCTCGATCCTCGACAGTTTGCTCGCCCCCGGCGCCAACAGTGGCGAACAGACCATGAGCGACCGTGCCGAACAAGCCGGCTACGTGCTGGAGGGTGAGTTGACGCTGTGGGTCGAGGGCGAAACCGATTCGGTGACCCTGGGCCCCGGCGACAGCTTTCACCTGGCCAGCTTCGCCCACTGCCGTTACGGCAACCTGACCGATCTGCCCGCCCGCGTCCTGTGGGTCTATAACTGA
- a CDS encoding DUF4440 domain-containing protein, whose product MDLYAHLQELEGELHQCSTRTDGERLAQLLADDFVEFGASGHVWGSRAEVIAGLRDEVFSARSMSEFALKVLAEGVVLVTYRCRRTATVVTAGADSLRSSVWREEEGRWRMVFHQGTPVAEL is encoded by the coding sequence ATGGATTTATATGCGCATTTGCAGGAGTTGGAGGGTGAACTTCATCAGTGCTCGACGCGTACTGATGGGGAGAGACTGGCGCAGTTGCTGGCGGATGATTTCGTCGAATTTGGGGCCAGTGGTCATGTATGGGGCAGTCGGGCCGAGGTGATTGCCGGGTTGCGGGATGAGGTATTTTCGGCTCGCAGCATGAGTGAGTTTGCGCTGAAGGTGTTGGCTGAAGGTGTTGTGCTGGTGACGTATCGTTGTCGCCGGACGGCAACTGTGGTTACAGCGGGGGCAGATTCGTTGCGCAGTTCAGTGTGGCGGGAGGAGGAGGGACGGTGGCGGATGGTGTTTCATCAGGGCACGCCCGTTGCTGAGTTGTGA
- a CDS encoding WG repeat-containing protein: MTRTKLLASSLIVIAVIGGSAYYLMERREDNGLLTGVEYSEEQLNEGSVEDLKALSLPEAKKRLNYLVLDVRDSINRIAMIEGMRLEVSSTKATPADPQEKKELQYEQPFVPFPTQDLQAALVSLKQTPAQFQQLFFDNQSGLKLAVEPIRDVLKRGALPGLQAEERYQVQTVYFRDGTQQPFAEIAVKDSSVDEQEQDTTKAELTLNKPVERISVALTYQSYPGFKKVVLDKAHPKVTADGGEVYQLTALADASASLLLATPKGKTYVIQGLTADGKPLFSGGNSSNSSPTTGQKANLRKYYDELLRMEDNFSSFKSAAAVQDHLEQFAKNLPSTDNDLNNIQAHYRFEDTPESIVIYLLDPAQPQTLTLDMNNSVAAQERYIAYDNKTEKNGFIDKNGIWVVKPRFERVDYSQVPGIYNMVVGEKPLGDGDDDGWRQLITKYFMFTPGTNTLKQLPFDIIEQQINDDLIVVEQITNGPYGVFDIKKQQIVVPMKYVNPEVVGSLFIARPGTKTYQTEAYYGIWSLSGKELLPPRYRSISAKDGFIYTTATDKDQHDVYDLALKKITPPGFTALGVFADDQPLLIQDRKTRKFAFIDTQGKTLPISLPYDQVESFSNGMAVIRKDERYGAIDLTGKVRVPPTYEAINFFQKSLAAVEMEGFDGLVLIDKDNTLVKKLGHRLYSEIKANSNDAMYQVWDAKEENRINVFDADGKQTNSYVRE, translated from the coding sequence ATGACCCGAACCAAGCTTCTCGCCAGTTCCCTGATTGTTATCGCGGTGATCGGCGGCTCGGCGTATTACCTGATGGAAAGGCGCGAAGACAATGGCCTGCTCACCGGGGTTGAGTACAGCGAGGAACAGCTCAATGAAGGCAGCGTCGAGGACCTCAAGGCACTGTCGCTGCCGGAAGCGAAAAAACGCCTCAACTACCTGGTCCTCGATGTACGCGACAGCATTAACCGTATCGCGATGATCGAGGGCATGCGCCTGGAGGTTTCCTCGACTAAAGCCACGCCAGCGGACCCCCAGGAGAAAAAAGAGCTGCAATATGAGCAGCCGTTTGTGCCCTTCCCCACTCAAGATCTGCAAGCTGCACTGGTATCCCTCAAGCAAACACCGGCGCAGTTCCAGCAACTGTTTTTCGACAACCAGTCCGGGCTGAAACTGGCGGTCGAGCCCATTCGCGACGTGCTCAAACGCGGTGCGCTGCCCGGCCTGCAGGCGGAAGAGCGCTATCAGGTACAGACCGTTTATTTTCGCGATGGCACGCAACAACCGTTCGCCGAGATCGCGGTCAAGGACAGCAGCGTTGACGAGCAAGAGCAGGACACCACCAAGGCGGAGCTCACGCTGAATAAACCGGTGGAGCGCATCAGCGTCGCGCTCACTTACCAGAGCTATCCCGGCTTCAAGAAGGTGGTGTTGGACAAGGCCCATCCGAAAGTCACCGCTGACGGTGGCGAAGTGTATCAACTGACCGCCCTGGCCGACGCCAGCGCATCCCTGCTGCTGGCTACGCCCAAGGGTAAAACCTATGTGATCCAAGGCTTGACCGCCGACGGCAAGCCTCTGTTCAGTGGGGGCAACAGCTCCAACTCCTCGCCCACCACCGGGCAAAAGGCCAACCTGCGCAAGTACTACGACGAGTTGCTGCGCATGGAAGACAACTTTTCGAGCTTCAAGAGTGCCGCAGCCGTGCAGGATCACTTGGAGCAGTTCGCCAAGAACCTGCCGAGTACCGACAACGACCTGAACAACATCCAGGCCCATTACCGCTTTGAAGATACCCCCGAAAGCATCGTGATCTATCTGCTGGACCCGGCCCAACCCCAGACACTGACGCTGGACATGAACAATAGTGTGGCGGCCCAGGAACGCTACATCGCCTACGACAACAAGACCGAAAAGAACGGCTTCATCGACAAGAATGGCATTTGGGTGGTGAAACCACGCTTTGAACGGGTCGACTACAGCCAGGTGCCGGGAATCTACAACATGGTGGTGGGTGAAAAACCCCTCGGTGACGGTGACGATGACGGGTGGCGGCAACTCATCACCAAGTACTTCATGTTCACGCCCGGCACTAACACCCTCAAGCAACTGCCGTTCGACATTATCGAGCAACAGATCAACGACGACCTGATCGTCGTCGAACAGATCACCAATGGCCCCTACGGTGTCTTCGACATCAAGAAGCAGCAGATCGTGGTGCCGATGAAATACGTCAATCCAGAGGTGGTGGGCTCACTGTTCATTGCCCGGCCTGGTACCAAGACCTACCAGACCGAGGCCTACTACGGCATCTGGTCCCTCTCGGGCAAGGAACTGCTACCGCCGCGTTATCGTTCCATCAGTGCCAAGGATGGGTTTATCTACACCACCGCCACTGACAAGGATCAGCATGACGTCTACGACCTGGCCCTGAAAAAAATCACCCCGCCTGGTTTCACTGCACTCGGCGTCTTCGCCGACGACCAGCCGCTGCTGATACAGGACCGCAAGACCCGTAAGTTCGCCTTCATCGACACCCAGGGCAAAACCCTGCCCATCAGCCTGCCGTACGATCAAGTCGAGAGCTTTTCCAATGGCATGGCGGTGATCAGGAAGGATGAGCGTTACGGCGCCATTGACCTGACCGGCAAGGTGCGGGTACCGCCTACCTATGAAGCAATCAACTTCTTCCAGAAAAGCCTCGCCGCCGTCGAGATGGAAGGCTTCGATGGCCTGGTGCTGATCGACAAAGACAACACGCTGGTTAAAAAGCTGGGGCATCGGCTCTATTCCGAGATCAAGGCCAACAGCAATGATGCGATGTATCAGGTGTGGGACGCCAAGGAGGAAAACCGGATCAATGTGTTTGATGCCGATGGCAAGCAAACGAATAGCTATGTGCGGGAGTGA